A stretch of the Malus sylvestris chromosome 10, drMalSylv7.2, whole genome shotgun sequence genome encodes the following:
- the LOC126585107 gene encoding protein CASPARIAN STRIP INTEGRITY FACTOR 1-like — translation MRIDTLRKKQDRTTKLPNNMAFMFLKMFSILFLLISASFFSSSFAAGRKSKFVNKLAKEVDANTEEMLGKPLNHEEVARIHERLLRSNTKDYGRYDPAPALVKPPFKLIPN, via the exons ATGAGAATAGACACCCTCAGAAAGAAACAAGATCGAACAACAAAGTTGCCTAACAACATGGCTTTCATGTTCCTCAAGATGTTCAGCATCCTCTTTCTTCTGATTTCAGCATCATTTTTCTCATCCTCTTTCGCAGCAG GTCGAAAATCGAAGTTTGTCAACAAGTTGGCCAAAGAAGTGGATGCAAACACAGAG GAAATGCTAGGGAAGCCATTGAACCACGAAGAAGTAGCTAGAATCCATGAAAGGCTTCTTAGATCTAACACCAAAGACTATGGACGATATGATCCAGCACCTGCTCTTGTTAAGCCTCCTTTCAAGCTCATTCCCAACTGA